A DNA window from Candidatus Saccharibacteria bacterium oral taxon 955 contains the following coding sequences:
- the queA gene encoding tRNA preQ1(34) S-adenosylmethionine ribosyltransferase-isomerase QueA, with amino-acid sequence MNLSDFHYNIPEELIADHPPAVRGEARLLVLDRQTGTYKDCVYTDVVDYLEPGDTLVINDTKVIKARLITRKATGGTRELVLVEKHGGQDDWFRHKVIYRRRLAVGDRLFIGDDTLTVEEILGDGLAIIRSSRDLLDIAEEYGSVPLPPYMNRMATTDDIERYQTVFARELGSVAAPTASLNMTEKTLDQLRDKGVNVVYATLHVGLGTFLPIRVDDVTKHKMHQEYFEVPEETVRIIQATKKAKKRVVALGTTITRTLEYAHEAILNEPPQKISGEADIFIYPGYKFQTIDGLLTNFHMPESTVLMLTSAFAGWNHLKPAYEHCIAEKYHFFSYGDSMLIL; translated from the coding sequence ATGAATCTATCTGACTTTCACTACAACATCCCAGAAGAACTAATCGCAGATCACCCTCCAGCTGTACGCGGTGAGGCTCGCCTGTTAGTCCTCGATCGTCAGACTGGCACATACAAAGATTGCGTCTACACCGATGTCGTAGACTATCTCGAACCAGGTGACACATTAGTAATCAACGACACAAAGGTTATCAAGGCTCGGCTAATCACCCGCAAAGCCACTGGTGGTACGCGTGAACTGGTGTTAGTCGAAAAACACGGCGGTCAAGATGACTGGTTTCGCCACAAGGTTATCTACAGACGTCGCCTTGCCGTCGGTGATAGGTTGTTTATAGGTGACGACACCCTTACTGTCGAGGAAATCCTAGGCGATGGCCTAGCCATCATTCGCTCTAGTCGCGATCTGCTCGATATCGCCGAAGAGTATGGCTCAGTTCCACTCCCGCCCTACATGAACCGTATGGCAACTACCGATGACATAGAACGTTATCAAACGGTCTTTGCTCGTGAGCTAGGCTCGGTAGCCGCCCCGACCGCAAGCCTAAATATGACCGAAAAAACTCTCGATCAACTACGAGACAAGGGCGTCAATGTAGTCTATGCCACTCTTCACGTTGGACTTGGGACTTTTTTGCCAATTCGCGTCGACGACGTGACTAAGCACAAAATGCACCAAGAGTATTTTGAGGTCCCCGAGGAGACTGTTCGCATCATCCAGGCGACTAAAAAAGCCAAAAAACGCGTCGTCGCACTCGGCACCACTATCACCCGCACCTTAGAATACGCGCACGAAGCAATCCTCAATGAGCCACCCCAAAAAATCTCCGGCGAAGCCGATATATTCATCTACCCAGGATACAAATTTCAGACCATTGACGGTCTGTTGACGAACTTTCATATGCCAGAAAGTACCGTCCTGATGCTGACGTCAGCTTTTGCTGGCTGGAACCATCTAAAACCAGCCTACGAGCATTGTATCGCCGAAAAATACCATTTCTTTAGCTACGGCGATAGTATGCTAATCCTCTAA
- the tgt gene encoding tRNA guanosine(34) transglycosylase Tgt — protein MKKALDFTITHRLPGTLARVGIIETPHGNIETPAFIVGGTKATVKAITPEQVADYGGQAILANTYHLMLRPGADIVHTAGGLGKFMNWNGPTFTDSGGFQIFSLGIAYKKGIDAVAHTEKGDATLAKKSAQQLVEITDAGAEFRSHYDGAKLTMTPESSMELQHKIGADIHMAFDELTAPLASPGVIREAMNRTHAWAERCLTRHDALNTEHIANHEPLQALYGIVQGAREEKLRKQSANFLGERNFDGYGIGGVFEPGEIPTVVKWVNETLPENKPRHLLGMGSQPADLFLGVEYGVDTFDCVAPTRQARNGALYTLDGRINITNAKFKTDFTPIDIECDCYTCDHYTKAYINHLFRSDEILGATLASIHNERFVVRTVDQIRESIKQDKFFDLKKTFLRRYYGDKLPTGVTLD, from the coding sequence ATGAAAAAAGCTCTCGATTTCACGATCACCCATCGACTGCCTGGGACACTAGCCCGTGTCGGCATTATCGAGACACCCCACGGTAACATCGAAACGCCAGCCTTTATCGTCGGCGGAACCAAAGCTACGGTAAAAGCAATCACGCCAGAGCAAGTGGCTGACTATGGCGGACAAGCCATTCTAGCAAACACCTACCATCTAATGCTTCGACCAGGCGCCGATATAGTCCATACAGCTGGTGGACTTGGAAAATTCATGAACTGGAACGGACCAACCTTTACTGACAGCGGCGGGTTCCAGATATTTAGCCTAGGAATCGCTTACAAAAAAGGCATCGACGCCGTCGCTCACACTGAGAAAGGCGACGCTACACTCGCCAAAAAATCCGCCCAGCAACTTGTAGAAATCACTGACGCTGGCGCTGAATTTAGGAGTCACTATGATGGTGCAAAACTCACGATGACACCCGAGTCCTCGATGGAGCTTCAACACAAAATCGGCGCTGATATTCATATGGCATTTGACGAGCTAACTGCGCCGTTAGCGTCACCGGGCGTAATTCGTGAAGCCATGAACCGTACTCACGCCTGGGCCGAACGTTGCCTGACTCGTCACGATGCGCTAAATACTGAGCATATTGCAAACCACGAACCACTCCAGGCGCTCTACGGCATCGTTCAGGGAGCTAGAGAGGAAAAGCTTCGCAAGCAATCAGCCAATTTTTTGGGTGAACGTAATTTTGACGGATACGGCATCGGCGGCGTTTTTGAGCCAGGCGAGATTCCTACAGTCGTCAAATGGGTTAATGAAACCCTGCCAGAAAATAAACCACGCCATTTGCTAGGTATGGGCTCTCAACCAGCCGACCTATTCCTCGGTGTCGAGTATGGTGTCGACACATTTGACTGCGTCGCCCCGACCCGTCAGGCCCGAAACGGCGCACTCTACACTCTAGATGGCCGTATCAATATCACCAACGCCAAATTTAAAACTGATTTTACACCAATCGACATTGAATGCGATTGCTACACTTGTGACCATTATACAAAAGCCTACATCAATCACCTCTTTAGATCAGACGAGATCCTCGGTGCGACACTAGCTAGCATTCACAACGAACGATTTGTCGTCCGAACTGTGGATCAGATTCGCGAGAGTATCAAGCAAGATAAGTTTTTTGACCTGAAAAAAACGTTCTTGAGGCGCTACTACGGCGATAAACTTCCCACCGGCGTGACGCTCGACTAA
- a CDS encoding queuosine precursor transporter has product MFRLFQKKQLHIYEMLAGLFVMTLIVSNIASIKVVAIGPLVFDAGTILFPLSYIVGDIVTEVYGYRKMRSLLYVGVVSLILTMTTFWVVQILPASPDWPNQVAYESILGVVWRIVLASVTALFLGEIMNAYVMARMKVRSKGKNLWVRMISSSVVGSAIDTVVFSTVAFLGTMPFDALAQLMITVFLIKITTEVIVSPLTIKIINIVKRREKIDTYEQPAIYLVN; this is encoded by the coding sequence ATGTTTAGGCTTTTTCAGAAAAAACAACTACATATCTACGAGATGCTGGCTGGCTTATTTGTGATGACGCTTATCGTCAGTAATATCGCTAGTATAAAAGTGGTGGCAATTGGACCGCTGGTGTTTGACGCTGGGACGATACTTTTTCCGCTTTCGTATATAGTTGGCGATATAGTAACGGAGGTTTATGGGTATCGTAAGATGCGCTCGCTTCTGTATGTTGGGGTTGTGTCGCTGATCTTGACGATGACGACTTTTTGGGTGGTGCAGATCTTGCCGGCTAGCCCTGATTGGCCTAATCAAGTGGCGTATGAGTCGATTCTGGGCGTTGTCTGGCGAATTGTTCTAGCAAGCGTCACGGCGCTATTTTTGGGGGAGATTATGAACGCTTATGTCATGGCACGCATGAAAGTCCGCTCAAAAGGCAAGAATCTCTGGGTGCGGATGATTAGTAGTTCTGTGGTCGGGAGCGCAATCGATACAGTGGTATTTTCGACAGTTGCGTTTCTCGGTACGATGCCGTTTGATGCGCTCGCTCAGCTGATGATTACTGTATTTTTGATCAAGATTACGACGGAAGTTATTGTTTCGCCTCTGACAATAAAAATCATCAATATCGTTAAGCGACGCGAAAAAATCGATACCTACGAACAGCCCGCGATATATTTGGTGAACTAA
- a CDS encoding DUF1524 domain-containing protein, translating into MRIRRVIGVLIVVAGVAVWWLQHYGILSKTDAANFTPIESSTTSTRAVDPSSKKARDILESLTVKGRAPKTGYTRTQFGNGWTSTGKCDTRNIILNRDLVSPSVSDSCKVQSGTLRDPYTGATINFVRGAKSSEAVQIDHVVALSNAWQTGAQQLDSATRVALANDPLELLAVDGKANQTKGDGDAATWLPSNKAFRCQYVARQIAVKSKYRLWVTYAEKSAMQNVLAHCPDEAVPSQQD; encoded by the coding sequence ATGAGAATCCGGAGGGTTATTGGTGTTTTGATAGTTGTTGCTGGAGTGGCAGTTTGGTGGTTGCAACATTACGGCATCCTATCAAAGACAGATGCAGCTAATTTTACGCCAATAGAATCATCGACTACCTCGACGAGAGCAGTAGATCCAAGCTCAAAAAAAGCTCGCGATATACTCGAGAGCCTCACTGTCAAGGGTCGGGCCCCAAAAACAGGCTATACGAGAACACAATTTGGTAACGGCTGGACGTCGACGGGCAAGTGTGACACGAGAAACATAATTCTCAATCGCGACCTCGTGAGTCCTAGTGTGAGTGATTCATGTAAAGTGCAAAGCGGTACTCTCCGTGACCCGTATACGGGTGCGACGATTAATTTTGTACGTGGAGCTAAGTCTAGTGAAGCTGTCCAGATCGATCATGTGGTTGCGTTGTCTAATGCTTGGCAAACTGGAGCGCAGCAGTTAGACTCAGCTACGCGGGTTGCACTGGCAAATGACCCACTGGAACTTTTGGCGGTTGACGGCAAGGCAAACCAGACGAAGGGTGACGGTGATGCAGCGACGTGGTTGCCGTCAAACAAAGCCTTTCGCTGTCAGTATGTAGCCAGACAAATTGCGGTGAAGTCAAAATATCGTTTATGGGTAACATACGCAGAGAAATCTGCTATGCAGAATGTATTGGCGCATTGTCCTGATGAAGCTGTACCTAGTCAGCAGGACTAA
- a CDS encoding aminopeptidase yields the protein MQHLYEQFIPESYRITWDLRNIARKRQVSGMVDIYGTQVHDGTIRLHAKQLNIKRVLVNQQEISEMYIEKDELVIPHKGAGQVAVTIEFSLTVKDTMHGIYPCYYTMDGHKQELYATQFESHHAREAFPCIDEPEAKATFNITLITEDTTVLGNMPIKEQHHNGPLIVTTFDTTPRMSSYLVAFVVGDLQRATASTKSGVEVNVYATRAHRPEALAWALEHAVASIEFYDQYFDIPYPLPKSDHVALPDFSSGAMENWGLITYREVVLLADPATATISSKRYITTVIAHELSHQWFGNLVTMKWWDNLWLNESFATIMEYLPPDALHPDWNIWFDFASNEGVAALRRDSIDGVQPVQVAVNHPDEIGTLFDGAIVYAKGGRLLRMMQLWIGDDAFRRGLKAYFTKHAYDNTTGDDLWSALSEASGKDVGTLMNAWITQPGYPVVHATLEDDKLTLSQEQFFIGPHGASSRLWPIPLDSTVDTLPDIMDQQTLTIPYISDAPVYLNQHNNGHFITLYDAELRARIVNDIIAGRLSETQRAQYLTEQTLLARGGYISSATLVELLTAFQNESNEKVWQVIAMAISDLKRFVETDKTAEANLRRLVANLARPQFERLGWDPINGESEDDTELRSLVIGLMIYGEDANVVAEASRRYHELGIDRLNSELRGTILTSVVRNDDNPRDIDALLDLYRKSSDAELKSIIASAVTSTKNHRQIARLIKSLTDTKLIRQQDTIHWYLALLRNRDGRTATWQWLRRHWKWVEAHFASDKSHDYFPRYSASVLSTRQQLDEFRDFFTPLRDNPALTRAIDMGLLDLEGRIALLERDTEAVASALNRI from the coding sequence ATGCAACATCTCTACGAACAATTTATACCCGAAAGTTACCGCATCACCTGGGACTTACGAAATATAGCCCGTAAACGACAGGTCTCAGGCATGGTCGATATCTATGGAACACAGGTTCATGATGGCACGATTCGACTTCATGCAAAACAACTAAACATCAAGCGAGTCCTCGTCAATCAGCAAGAAATCTCCGAAATGTACATCGAAAAAGACGAGCTGGTTATTCCCCACAAAGGAGCTGGACAAGTAGCTGTCACGATCGAATTTTCTCTCACAGTCAAAGACACAATGCACGGAATTTACCCGTGCTATTACACCATGGACGGACATAAGCAAGAACTCTATGCGACCCAATTTGAATCACATCACGCACGCGAAGCCTTTCCGTGTATTGACGAGCCAGAAGCAAAAGCAACCTTCAACATCACACTCATCACCGAAGACACCACCGTTCTAGGCAACATGCCTATCAAAGAACAGCACCATAATGGACCATTGATTGTCACAACCTTCGACACGACGCCTCGCATGAGTAGCTATCTAGTCGCTTTTGTCGTTGGTGACCTCCAGCGAGCCACCGCCTCAACAAAAAGCGGTGTCGAAGTAAATGTTTACGCCACGAGAGCCCACCGCCCCGAAGCTCTCGCCTGGGCGCTTGAGCATGCGGTAGCGTCAATTGAGTTTTATGATCAATATTTCGACATACCATACCCACTACCAAAATCTGACCATGTCGCCCTGCCCGACTTCTCATCAGGTGCGATGGAAAACTGGGGGCTAATCACCTACCGTGAAGTCGTCCTCCTAGCAGATCCAGCAACCGCCACTATCAGCAGTAAGCGCTACATCACAACCGTGATCGCTCACGAGCTTTCGCACCAGTGGTTTGGTAACCTCGTTACAATGAAATGGTGGGACAATCTGTGGCTTAACGAAAGTTTTGCTACAATCATGGAGTACTTACCCCCTGACGCACTTCACCCCGACTGGAATATCTGGTTTGACTTCGCCTCAAACGAAGGCGTCGCCGCGCTTCGCCGCGACAGTATCGATGGCGTCCAGCCAGTCCAGGTTGCCGTTAATCATCCTGATGAGATCGGCACGCTGTTTGACGGCGCAATCGTTTACGCAAAAGGTGGACGGCTACTTCGCATGATGCAACTATGGATCGGCGACGACGCTTTCAGGCGCGGGCTCAAGGCTTACTTCACCAAGCACGCTTATGACAATACAACCGGTGATGACCTCTGGTCGGCACTGTCAGAGGCTAGCGGCAAAGATGTCGGCACACTGATGAACGCCTGGATTACTCAGCCAGGTTACCCAGTTGTTCACGCCACACTTGAGGACGACAAGCTAACCCTCTCGCAAGAACAGTTCTTTATTGGTCCTCATGGCGCCAGCAGCCGTCTCTGGCCAATCCCGCTTGACTCTACTGTCGACACCCTACCAGATATCATGGACCAGCAGACCCTAACAATTCCATACATTAGTGATGCACCAGTCTATCTCAACCAACACAATAACGGACATTTCATCACACTCTATGACGCTGAGCTCCGCGCTCGTATTGTTAACGACATTATAGCTGGTCGCCTAAGCGAAACTCAACGCGCACAGTATTTGACCGAACAAACCCTACTAGCGCGTGGTGGCTATATCTCAAGCGCTACTCTAGTAGAGCTACTAACAGCCTTCCAAAACGAGTCAAACGAAAAGGTCTGGCAGGTTATTGCGATGGCAATCTCCGACCTAAAAAGGTTCGTCGAAACTGACAAAACAGCCGAAGCAAATCTCCGTCGACTAGTCGCCAACCTCGCTCGCCCACAATTCGAGCGTCTAGGCTGGGACCCTATCAATGGTGAGTCCGAAGACGACACTGAGCTCCGCTCTCTTGTCATCGGCCTGATGATCTACGGTGAGGACGCCAATGTAGTCGCCGAAGCCTCACGACGCTACCACGAGCTAGGGATCGATAGGCTCAATTCAGAACTGCGTGGCACTATCCTCACATCTGTAGTCCGAAACGATGACAATCCTCGCGATATCGACGCACTGCTCGATTTATACCGCAAATCATCTGACGCCGAGCTAAAGAGCATCATCGCCTCCGCCGTAACCTCGACAAAAAATCACCGACAGATAGCTCGGCTGATCAAGTCTCTGACCGACACCAAGCTCATCAGACAGCAGGATACGATCCACTGGTACCTCGCCCTACTCCGCAACCGAGACGGACGTACAGCAACCTGGCAGTGGCTACGTCGTCACTGGAAATGGGTCGAAGCTCACTTCGCCAGCGACAAATCACACGATTACTTCCCGCGTTATTCGGCGTCAGTTCTATCGACCAGGCAACAGCTCGATGAGTTCCGTGACTTTTTCACGCCTTTACGAGACAACCCAGCCCTGACGCGTGCAATCGACATGGGCCTACTAGACCTGGAAGGACGTATCGCTCTATTAGAACGTGATACAGAAGCAGTCGCCAGCGCCCTAAATCGTATCTAG
- a CDS encoding ribonuclease HII, translated as MILGIDEAGRGPWAGPLVVGAVVLGVAQIEGLDDSKKLTKKKRESLEKEIVAHASAYGLGWVSAKELDELGMSEALRLATRRAVEQIHVPYHEIIIDGTVNFLAGTTKGRYVTTMPKADALIPSVSAASILAKVARDRYMAEQDNIYPGYGFGQNAGYGVAAHREAIERLGITPLHRLSFAPLKKYQLDSDKRKLSVGGTSKACRKTTRQIGDDSETVAVEYLIRAGHEIIKRNWRTKWCEIDIVSRKDGVIYFTEVKHRKNDQAGGGMEAITPGKLRQMRFSASLYASSLKEPYDLRLSAIATTGEPPVVVEYLDTI; from the coding sequence ATGATTCTTGGTATCGATGAGGCGGGGCGCGGCCCATGGGCGGGGCCGTTGGTGGTCGGCGCGGTTGTGCTGGGTGTAGCTCAGATAGAGGGGCTTGACGACAGCAAGAAGCTGACAAAAAAGAAACGTGAGTCTCTAGAGAAAGAAATTGTCGCACATGCTAGTGCGTATGGATTAGGCTGGGTGAGTGCGAAAGAACTAGACGAGCTTGGTATGAGTGAAGCTCTGCGGTTAGCGACTAGGCGAGCGGTTGAACAGATCCACGTACCGTATCATGAAATTATTATTGATGGAACAGTCAACTTCTTGGCTGGTACGACAAAAGGGCGCTACGTGACCACTATGCCAAAGGCTGATGCTTTGATACCGAGTGTGTCAGCAGCGTCGATTCTCGCCAAGGTGGCGCGAGATCGTTATATGGCGGAGCAGGACAATATCTATCCGGGCTATGGATTTGGACAAAATGCAGGATATGGGGTTGCTGCCCATCGAGAGGCGATTGAACGTTTGGGTATTACGCCGCTACATCGATTGAGTTTCGCGCCACTAAAGAAGTATCAATTAGATAGCGACAAGAGAAAGCTGTCTGTGGGTGGAACCTCCAAGGCTTGTCGTAAAACTACCAGGCAGATTGGCGATGATAGCGAGACAGTGGCGGTGGAATACTTAATTCGTGCTGGGCACGAGATTATCAAACGGAATTGGCGAACCAAGTGGTGCGAGATTGATATTGTATCTCGTAAGGACGGTGTAATTTATTTTACAGAGGTAAAGCATCGTAAGAACGATCAAGCTGGCGGTGGAATGGAGGCGATTACACCAGGGAAATTACGCCAGATGCGCTTCTCGGCTTCGCTGTACGCTAGCTCACTCAAAGAGCCGTATGATTTACGGCTCTCGGCGATTGCGACGACTGGCGAGCCACCAGTGGTGGTCGAGTATCTAGATACGATTTAG
- the rplS gene encoding 50S ribosomal protein L19, translating into MSFALIQKVNDEQKKSQVVDVRSGDTVRVHQKIKEGNKERIQVFEGVVIRTDNKGQHVSRITVRKIASGVGVEKSFLLHSPLVEKVEVMRRAKVRRNFLSYLRQRSGKSARLTAVQFDREAVNSVKNDHAEEDEARIKEQKAAEAAEHAAAKEAEEAELAAKQAEVEARHAENK; encoded by the coding sequence ATGAGTTTTGCACTGATTCAAAAAGTCAATGACGAGCAAAAAAAGAGCCAGGTTGTTGACGTTCGTAGCGGTGATACGGTCCGTGTTCACCAAAAAATCAAAGAGGGTAACAAAGAGCGTATCCAGGTATTTGAAGGCGTCGTAATCCGAACAGACAACAAGGGTCAGCACGTAAGCCGTATTACTGTTCGCAAGATTGCGTCAGGTGTCGGTGTCGAAAAGAGTTTCTTGCTCCATAGCCCACTGGTTGAAAAAGTCGAAGTTATGCGCCGAGCTAAGGTTCGCCGAAACTTCCTCAGCTACTTGCGTCAGCGTAGTGGTAAGTCGGCACGACTCACTGCAGTACAGTTTGATCGCGAGGCTGTCAACTCGGTAAAGAATGATCATGCCGAAGAAGATGAAGCTCGAATCAAGGAGCAAAAGGCTGCCGAGGCGGCAGAGCATGCGGCAGCAAAAGAGGCTGAAGAGGCAGAATTGGCTGCTAAGCAAGCAGAGGTCGAGGCGCGCCACGCCGAGAACAAATAG